Proteins from a genomic interval of Youhaiella tibetensis:
- a CDS encoding TetR/AcrR family transcriptional regulator has product MLGARVYINERSFTIGETLARPRTVTDQAILDGALEVANRRGPANVTFASVSAVVGLSPATLVQRFGTKEALLRAALERAWDLLDEATAREDERQPVTPDGAVALVTALWPEGQGDEAYAEGLLLLYEDMRDPVLRARGVRWRAALMQALGRRLASDPARQDELGRLMASQWQGAQIWWAFEREGRGREAVAAELRTWLKALAVDKP; this is encoded by the coding sequence TTGCTCGGAGCGCGTGTTTATATAAATGAACGTTCGTTTACAATAGGAGAGACCTTGGCCCGGCCGCGCACAGTCACCGATCAAGCCATTCTCGATGGCGCGCTCGAGGTTGCCAACCGCCGGGGACCGGCGAACGTGACGTTCGCGTCGGTGTCGGCGGTGGTGGGCCTGTCGCCGGCCACGCTGGTGCAGCGTTTCGGCACCAAGGAAGCGCTGCTGCGGGCGGCACTCGAGCGCGCGTGGGACCTGCTGGACGAGGCCACGGCGCGTGAGGACGAACGCCAGCCGGTGACGCCGGACGGGGCGGTGGCGCTGGTGACGGCGCTCTGGCCGGAGGGGCAGGGCGACGAGGCCTATGCCGAGGGCCTGCTGCTGCTCTACGAGGATATGCGCGATCCGGTGCTGCGGGCGCGGGGCGTGCGCTGGCGTGCGGCCCTGATGCAGGCGCTGGGGCGGCGACTCGCCTCGGACCCTGCGCGGCAGGACGAACTCGGGCGGCTGATGGCCAGCCAATGGCAGGGCGCGCAGATCTGGTGGGCGTTCGAGCGCGAGGGGCGGGGCCGGGAGGCAGTCGCCGCCGAATTGCGCACCTGGCTCAAGGCACTGGCCGTGGACAAGCCCTGA
- a CDS encoding LysR family transcriptional regulator, giving the protein MARIDVNRFGEMEMFVRTIEAGSFSAAARAAHLSPSAVSKLISRLEARLNARLVNRSTRRIQLTPEGAEFYERSQRLLAELDDAEQAAAGALAPRGKLRINANVPVGTQILLPLMPAFCARYPAVSVDISLTDKVVDLVEERTDVALRSGPLRNSRLMARKLGETRLLLVAAPGYLARQGAPSTPADLEAHQRLSLCYARVNETWPFVVDGQPISLAPRGPVRISDGEALRQLALSGLGIARLAWFQVADDIAQGRLVPVLEDFDAGECEEVHAVFLGQGGHLPARVRAFLDFMVENVRLG; this is encoded by the coding sequence ATGGCGAGAATCGACGTCAATCGCTTCGGCGAAATGGAAATGTTCGTGCGCACCATCGAGGCGGGCAGCTTTTCCGCCGCGGCCCGGGCCGCTCACCTATCGCCATCGGCGGTCAGTAAGCTCATCTCGCGGCTCGAAGCGCGCCTCAACGCGCGTCTCGTCAACCGCTCGACCCGGCGGATCCAGCTCACCCCAGAGGGTGCGGAATTCTACGAGCGCAGCCAGCGCCTGCTCGCCGAGCTCGATGACGCCGAGCAGGCGGCCGCCGGTGCCCTCGCCCCACGCGGAAAATTGCGGATCAACGCCAACGTGCCCGTCGGAACGCAGATCCTCCTGCCACTCATGCCCGCGTTCTGCGCGCGCTATCCTGCGGTCTCCGTCGACATCTCCCTGACCGACAAGGTCGTCGACCTGGTCGAGGAGCGCACCGACGTCGCCCTGCGCAGCGGCCCCCTCAGGAACTCGCGGCTGATGGCCCGCAAGCTCGGCGAAACCCGTTTGCTCCTGGTTGCCGCCCCCGGCTATCTCGCCCGCCAGGGCGCGCCCTCGACCCCCGCTGACCTCGAGGCGCACCAGCGCCTCAGCCTCTGCTACGCTCGCGTCAACGAAACCTGGCCGTTCGTGGTCGATGGCCAACCGATCAGCCTCGCCCCTCGCGGTCCTGTTCGCATCAGCGATGGCGAGGCCCTGCGCCAGCTCGCGCTTTCCGGCCTGGGCATCGCCCGCCTCGCCTGGTTCCAGGTGGCCGACGACATCGCCCAGGGCCGCCTTGTGCCGGTGCTGGAAGACTTCGATGCCGGCGAATGCGAAGAGGTCCATGCCGTATTCCTCGGCCAGGGCGGACACCTCCCCGCCCGCGTCCGCGCCTTCCTGGACTTCATGGTCGAGAACGTTCGCCTTGGGTAA
- a CDS encoding CsbD family protein: MDKHRIEGAGKQASGAVKDAAGKMTGNRRLQAEGKMEKAEGKVESAVGKAKDEVRKATKHH, encoded by the coding sequence ATGGACAAGCATCGTATCGAAGGCGCAGGCAAGCAGGCGAGTGGAGCGGTCAAGGATGCCGCGGGCAAGATGACCGGTAATCGCCGGCTGCAGGCCGAAGGCAAGATGGAAAAGGCCGAGGGCAAGGTGGAGAGCGCGGTCGGCAAGGCCAAGGACGAGGTTCGCAAGGCCACCAAGCACCACTAG
- a CDS encoding dihydrofolate reductase family protein, with protein MARIVGYIASSLDGFIATPDDNLDWLTSQEFDSGEFPYDEFIAGIRTVVMGRGTYDWLEGQEMDWPYHGKRAIVVTSRPLDNPKGELEVWTRGVDDLVAHLRALDDGDVWMLGGGKLQMAFMERGALDEIEIYIVPELIGGGIPMFPATGFRASPKLLSVNLLPPGVVRLKYRFA; from the coding sequence ATGGCAAGGATAGTCGGATATATCGCATCGAGCCTGGATGGGTTCATCGCCACGCCCGATGACAACCTCGACTGGCTGACCAGTCAGGAATTCGACAGCGGCGAATTCCCCTACGACGAGTTCATCGCCGGCATCCGCACGGTTGTGATGGGCCGCGGCACCTATGACTGGCTGGAAGGTCAGGAGATGGACTGGCCCTACCACGGCAAGCGCGCCATCGTGGTCACATCGCGCCCGCTCGACAACCCCAAGGGGGAGCTCGAAGTCTGGACGAGAGGCGTCGACGATCTCGTCGCCCACCTGCGTGCCCTCGACGACGGCGACGTCTGGATGCTCGGTGGCGGCAAGCTCCAGATGGCCTTCATGGAGCGCGGCGCGCTCGACGAGATCGAAATCTACATCGTGCCCGAACTCATCGGGGGCGGCATTCCGATGTTCCCGGCCACCGGCTTCAGGGCCAGCCCGAAACTGCTCTCGGTCAACCTCCTGCCACCCGGCGTCGTCCGCCTCAAATACCGCTTCGCCTGA
- a CDS encoding NUDIX hydrolase, which yields MTRLIRIAASVIARPDGYVLVVRKRGTTAFMQPGGKIDGAETALAAVRRELYEELQIEVAEGALDYLGHFSALAANEPGATVDAEIFTLQWGEPVSSAAEIEEIRWVDPAIPGDIELAALTRDHIFPAWMARRNLPPADGG from the coding sequence ATGACCCGTTTGATCCGCATCGCCGCCTCGGTCATCGCCCGCCCGGATGGCTATGTCCTGGTCGTGCGAAAGCGCGGCACCACCGCCTTCATGCAGCCCGGCGGCAAGATCGATGGCGCCGAAACCGCCCTCGCCGCGGTCCGCCGCGAATTGTACGAGGAACTCCAGATCGAGGTGGCCGAAGGGGCCCTCGACTATCTCGGGCATTTCTCGGCGCTCGCCGCCAACGAGCCGGGCGCGACGGTCGATGCCGAGATCTTCACGCTCCAATGGGGCGAGCCGGTTTCCTCCGCTGCCGAAATCGAGGAGATCCGCTGGGTCGATCCCGCCATCCCCGGCGACATCGAGCTGGCAGCGCTGACCCGCGATCACATCTTTCCCGCCTGGATGGCGCGGCGAAACCTGCCCCCTGCGGACGGCGGTTGA
- a CDS encoding MFS transporter produces the protein MPIALLALTAGAFGIGVTEFVIMGLLIEVSTDFGVSIGMAGLLISGYALGVVAGAPVLTILTSRWPRKLTLLALMGIFIVGNLACALAPNYAVLMAARVLTAFAHGTFFGVGSVVAASLVAPDRKASAIAIMFTGLTVANVLGVPFGTWLGQAFGWRATFWAVAGVGVLALAVIALFVPRDQAGSQDGNPAAELRILMQPKVLMGLLTTVLGFAGVFVVFTYIAPILTGIAGMPEAAVSPILLVFGGGLVVGNLVGGRLADWKLVPTVLGTLAVLALVLGLMGLGLDNPWVTVAFIGLLGAAGFATVAPLQLWVLGKAEGAGQTLASSFNIAAFNLGNALGAWLGGVVVEQGAGLVALPLVAAALPVAGIATALLGVWIDRPHATVTRDKLA, from the coding sequence ATGCCTATCGCCCTTCTCGCCCTCACCGCCGGTGCCTTCGGCATCGGCGTAACCGAATTCGTCATCATGGGATTGCTTATCGAGGTATCGACCGACTTCGGCGTCTCGATCGGAATGGCGGGTCTGCTCATCTCGGGCTATGCGCTGGGCGTGGTCGCCGGTGCGCCCGTGCTGACGATCCTTACCAGCCGGTGGCCGAGGAAGCTGACGCTGCTGGCGCTGATGGGGATCTTCATCGTGGGCAATCTCGCTTGCGCGCTGGCTCCGAACTATGCCGTGCTGATGGCGGCCCGGGTGTTGACCGCGTTCGCCCACGGCACGTTCTTCGGGGTAGGCTCGGTCGTGGCGGCGAGCCTGGTGGCGCCCGACCGCAAGGCTTCGGCGATCGCCATCATGTTCACGGGCCTGACCGTGGCCAATGTGCTCGGCGTGCCGTTCGGCACCTGGCTCGGGCAGGCATTCGGCTGGCGGGCCACTTTCTGGGCCGTCGCAGGTGTCGGCGTGCTGGCGCTGGCGGTGATCGCGCTCTTCGTGCCCAGGGATCAGGCGGGGAGCCAGGACGGCAATCCTGCCGCGGAACTGCGCATCCTGATGCAGCCCAAGGTGCTGATGGGCCTCTTGACCACGGTGCTGGGGTTTGCCGGCGTCTTCGTGGTGTTCACCTATATCGCGCCGATCCTCACCGGCATCGCCGGCATGCCCGAGGCAGCGGTATCGCCGATCCTGCTCGTCTTTGGCGGCGGGCTGGTCGTCGGGAACCTGGTGGGTGGGCGGCTGGCCGACTGGAAGCTGGTGCCGACCGTGCTGGGGACGCTGGCGGTGCTGGCGCTGGTGCTCGGCTTGATGGGCCTGGGCCTCGACAATCCCTGGGTAACGGTCGCGTTCATCGGACTGCTCGGGGCGGCCGGGTTTGCCACGGTGGCGCCGCTCCAGCTCTGGGTGCTGGGCAAGGCCGAGGGGGCGGGGCAGACGCTGGCGTCGAGCTTCAATATCGCCGCCTTCAACCTGGGCAACGCGCTTGGAGCGTGGCTGGGCGGCGTGGTGGTCGAGCAGGGGGCGGGGCTGGTGGCCCTGCCGCTGGTGGCGGCAGCGTTGCCGGTCGCCGGCATCGCGACGGCGCTGCTGGGCGTGTGGATCGACCGGCCGCACGCAACCGTGACCCGGGACAAACTCGCCTGA
- a CDS encoding methylated-DNA--[protein]-cysteine S-methyltransferase has protein sequence MPEYCLIATAIGPVGLAWSEAGLIRVQLPDVDGPRTLGRLLRRLEADEGHPPEWLVPTVKRLQQYFTGIPTDLSAEPLDLASVPEFHARLYREMLKLGWGETVTYGQLAERVGSPGAAQSVGQAMGKNPVPIIVPCHRVLASGNKMGGFSAPGGVKTKLALLDMEGIRLGARNPAQMAFSF, from the coding sequence GTGCCCGAATATTGCCTCATCGCCACTGCCATCGGACCGGTCGGGCTCGCCTGGAGCGAGGCCGGGCTGATCCGCGTGCAGTTGCCGGACGTGGATGGCCCCAGGACGCTGGGGCGGCTGCTCCGGCGCCTCGAGGCGGACGAGGGACATCCGCCCGAATGGCTGGTGCCGACGGTCAAACGCCTCCAGCAGTATTTCACCGGCATTCCGACCGACCTGAGTGCCGAGCCGCTCGACCTGGCGAGCGTGCCCGAGTTCCATGCCCGGCTCTATCGGGAAATGCTCAAGCTGGGCTGGGGCGAGACGGTGACCTACGGGCAACTGGCCGAACGGGTGGGTTCGCCCGGGGCGGCGCAATCGGTGGGGCAGGCGATGGGCAAGAACCCGGTGCCGATCATCGTGCCGTGCCACCGCGTTCTTGCCAGCGGCAACAAGATGGGCGGGTTTTCCGCACCTGGCGGGGTCAAGACCAAGCTGGCTCTGCTCGACATGGAGGGCATTCGCCTCGGCGCGCGCAACCCGGCGCAGATGGCGTTCTCGTTCTAG
- the gndA gene encoding NADP-dependent phosphogluconate dehydrogenase: MASADIGLIGLAVMGSNLALNIAEKGYTIAVHNRTAAKIDEFVAEAGELRPRIIGKADLKEFVQAIKAPRSIIIMVKAGKPVDDVIEELLPLLDKGDAILECGNSLYTDTQRRFDYLKPKGIGYLGVGVSGGEEGARHGPSIMVGGSKEQWHNAEPVLKAIAAKFNGEPCCAYLGEGGAGHFVKTIHNGIEYADMQMIAEVYGVMRDGLGMNPKQASDVFKEWNKGPLNSYLIEITGYVLEAIDGPTGKPLVELIVDRAGQKGTGRWSAIVAQEMAVPATAIEGAVAARSLSAAKDQRVAAEAIYGKRQAGGADVSLAELEKALLAGKIAAYAQGFAVLAKASEENGWNLPLGTIAKIWRAGCIIRSRFLDQMAATYDKGDNVNLLVAPDFVTIMKDAHPSLRKVVAAGALGEFPLICLSSALSYFDSYRQARGTANLIQGQRDFFGAHGFEIEGRGPGQHGKWPSTLGN, translated from the coding sequence ATGGCTTCAGCGGATATCGGCCTGATCGGCCTTGCGGTTATGGGGTCGAACCTGGCCCTCAACATTGCCGAAAAAGGGTACACGATCGCCGTCCACAACCGAACCGCCGCCAAGATCGACGAGTTCGTGGCTGAAGCAGGCGAATTGCGCCCGCGCATCATCGGGAAAGCGGACCTCAAGGAATTCGTGCAGGCCATCAAGGCGCCGCGCTCGATCATCATCATGGTCAAGGCAGGCAAGCCGGTGGATGACGTGATCGAGGAATTGCTGCCGTTGCTCGACAAGGGCGACGCGATCCTCGAATGCGGCAACTCGCTCTATACCGACACGCAGCGCCGGTTCGACTATCTCAAGCCCAAGGGCATCGGGTACCTGGGCGTGGGCGTGTCGGGCGGCGAAGAAGGCGCGCGCCACGGTCCCTCGATCATGGTGGGCGGCTCCAAGGAGCAGTGGCACAATGCCGAGCCGGTGCTCAAGGCGATCGCCGCCAAGTTCAACGGCGAGCCGTGCTGCGCCTATCTGGGCGAGGGCGGAGCCGGACACTTCGTCAAGACCATCCATAACGGCATCGAATATGCCGACATGCAGATGATCGCCGAGGTCTATGGCGTGATGCGCGACGGGCTGGGGATGAACCCCAAGCAGGCGTCGGACGTCTTCAAGGAGTGGAACAAGGGGCCGCTCAACTCCTACCTCATCGAGATCACGGGCTATGTGCTCGAAGCCATCGACGGGCCGACGGGCAAGCCGCTGGTCGAACTGATCGTGGACCGAGCCGGCCAGAAGGGCACGGGCCGCTGGTCGGCGATCGTGGCGCAGGAAATGGCGGTGCCGGCCACGGCCATCGAGGGCGCCGTGGCGGCGCGTTCGCTCTCGGCGGCCAAAGACCAGCGCGTGGCGGCAGAAGCCATCTACGGCAAGCGGCAGGCGGGCGGGGCCGACGTGAGCCTCGCCGAGCTCGAAAAGGCGCTGCTGGCCGGCAAGATCGCGGCCTATGCGCAGGGCTTTGCGGTGCTGGCCAAGGCATCCGAAGAGAACGGCTGGAACCTGCCGCTCGGCACCATCGCCAAGATCTGGCGCGCCGGCTGCATCATCCGCTCGCGGTTCCTCGACCAGATGGCGGCGACCTATGACAAGGGCGACAACGTCAACCTGCTGGTGGCGCCGGATTTCGTGACGATCATGAAGGACGCCCATCCCTCGCTGCGCAAGGTGGTGGCGGCCGGGGCGCTCGGCGAGTTCCCGCTGATCTGCCTGTCCTCGGCGCTCTCCTATTTCGACAGCTACCGGCAGGCGCGGGGCACCGCAAACCTCATCCAGGGGCAGCGCGACTTCTTCGGGGCGCATGGCTTCGAGATCGAGGGACGCGGGCCGGGCCAGCACGGCAAGTGGCCGTCCACGCTCGGCAACTGA
- a CDS encoding SDR family oxidoreductase, whose product MDSLSQFNLAGRRALVTGSSRGIGLAIAGALAGAGADVVLNGRDAEALGKAADTLAQGGVRVRALAFDVTSEDSVNEAIAYCEGEVGAIDILVNNAGMQFRTPLEDFPLGKFEMMMATNVTSAFIVGKAVARHMISRGRGKIINICSLMSSLSRPSIAPYAVSKAAIANLTRGMATDWAKHGLNINGIAPGYFKTELNQALMANPEFNEWVEKRTPMGRWGDVAELGGAAVFLASEASSFVNGHILYVDGAFTATV is encoded by the coding sequence GTGGATTCGCTTTCGCAATTCAACCTTGCGGGCAGGCGCGCGCTGGTCACCGGCTCGAGCCGGGGCATAGGCCTCGCCATTGCCGGGGCGCTGGCCGGAGCCGGCGCCGATGTCGTGCTCAACGGGCGCGACGCCGAAGCCCTGGGCAAGGCCGCCGATACCCTCGCCCAGGGTGGCGTGCGAGTGCGCGCCCTCGCCTTCGACGTCACCAGCGAGGACAGCGTCAACGAGGCCATCGCCTATTGCGAGGGCGAGGTCGGCGCCATCGACATTCTCGTCAACAATGCCGGCATGCAGTTCCGCACCCCGCTCGAAGACTTCCCCCTGGGCAAGTTCGAGATGATGATGGCGACCAACGTCACCTCCGCCTTCATCGTCGGAAAGGCCGTTGCCCGCCACATGATCTCGCGCGGCCGCGGCAAGATCATCAATATCTGTTCGCTGATGAGTTCGCTCTCGCGCCCCTCCATCGCCCCCTACGCCGTGAGCAAGGCCGCCATCGCCAACCTCACGCGCGGCATGGCCACGGACTGGGCCAAACACGGCCTCAACATCAACGGCATCGCTCCAGGCTACTTCAAGACCGAGCTCAACCAGGCGCTCATGGCCAATCCCGAATTCAACGAGTGGGTGGAAAAGCGCACGCCCATGGGCCGCTGGGGCGATGTCGCCGAACTGGGCGGCGCTGCCGTCTTCCTGGCCTCCGAGGCTTCCAGTTTCGTGAACGGACACATTCTCTATGTCGACGGCGCCTTCACCGCCACGGTTTGA
- a CDS encoding gluconokinase, which yields MSTAPSPPRFEPARIIVVMGVSSSGKSTIGAAVGRRLHAPFLDGDGYHPAANVEKMRSGIPLTDEDRWPWLDALAKALHEAADRKSVAVGACSALRRSYRDYLIKKAGEPILFVYLHGSREVIGERIAHRKHEYMPASLLDSQFATLEEPAADENALQVEVTDPVETIASQVVKAVSHLRSFKRWQ from the coding sequence ATGTCGACGGCGCCTTCACCGCCACGGTTTGAACCGGCCCGCATCATCGTGGTGATGGGCGTCTCCTCGAGCGGCAAGTCCACCATTGGGGCCGCCGTCGGACGGCGCCTGCACGCGCCGTTCCTGGATGGCGACGGCTACCATCCTGCCGCCAATGTCGAGAAGATGCGCAGCGGCATTCCGCTGACCGACGAGGATCGCTGGCCTTGGCTCGATGCCCTCGCCAAGGCGCTGCACGAAGCGGCCGACCGCAAGAGCGTGGCCGTCGGCGCCTGCTCGGCGCTGCGCCGCTCCTACCGCGACTATCTCATCAAGAAAGCCGGCGAACCGATTCTATTCGTTTATCTTCACGGCTCGCGCGAGGTCATTGGAGAGCGCATCGCGCATCGCAAGCATGAATACATGCCCGCCTCCCTGCTCGACAGTCAGTTCGCCACCCTCGAGGAACCGGCCGCCGACGAGAACGCCCTGCAGGTCGAGGTGACCGACCCGGTCGAGACCATCGCCAGCCAGGTGGTCAAGGCGGTCTCGCACCTGCGCAGTTTCAAGCGCTGGCAATAG